A region of the Candidatus Dependentiae bacterium genome:
TATTCGGCCAATGCAATAAAAATCCGGTAACAATAGAAAAAATCAAATCGGTTCGATTTGAACAAGATTTTATCAAATTAAACAGAGCACTACATAACAAAGATTATAAAAATGCAAAATCAATTGTCGATACATACAAAAATGATTCATCACTGATAACATGTGAACATTATAATAAGCTCCATCAGGCATACATCAAATCAGGAGCAGACTTAATAGCCACACCACCTATCGTAAAAATGGAATTCTTAATGCCCGTAGATAAAACAACCGAAGCAGCATCTACATCAAGCACATCTCACCCATCAACAGCTCCCGGGGTAACATTCCGCATTCCTTTTGGTAATGCAAGAAGTGACTTAACTGAACGACCTGCTGCGGCAATGCCTCATGCAGTTGTCAATACCGCACCTGCAGCAGCCGGGTCAGTAAAATCAAATAACTCAGCATCAACATCCGGAGTATCTTCATCGAAAAGCTCAGTGCAAAATCAAGCTGATGCAAAAAAAGGATGTTCCCGTTATGGAAAAAATGAAGGCACAACAGGTAACGCTAACACGCAAAAAAAACTGAACGTTTCAAGTGAACTAACCAAAAAAGAACTAACGTTCGCTGAACTACAAGAACAAGTGGCTCAAGCTGCCAAAAAGTCGCCGATATACACTATTGATAAAGATGGCAATCAAATAAGAGTACAAGATAAAAAAGTGGATGGCATACGTGGCAACAACTCAACAACTGGAAAACCAACCGTGTCCGCAGATACCGATGGCGCACTATTAACAAAAGCTGAGGAGGCTGAACTTTTAAACGATTATCGCAATAAAGGTACTGTTTCTGGTGAACCCGCTCATATAAATGACTCTCGTCACAATCCATACGGCGGCACCCAAAGTGGTCAAACTGTAGGCGAGCACCGAAATACTTCAACCCCTGCCCAACAGGATGCATTAGTCGAAGTCTTCAATCAAAAAGCTCGTGCATGGTATTCAAAACTGTCTGTAGATGAAAAACTTAAACTGATTGAAGGCAAAGGAACCAGAGAATCTGCACACTATGCATTAAGTCGCATGGAAAAACATGACCCGGCCTTGGCACAACAATACAAACAACTCAAAAAAGGGCTTGTATACGAGTTTGCATCAGCTTTACACCCAGATGCATCTATTGAACAACTGGAAAAATGCATCTTAAAAATACATAGACTCGTTGCAAAAGACGACAAATTGCATTTCGAGCAAGCAGTTGCACATAATGCACAAGAACTTAAAGCTGAAAATGCTCACGATATTGAGCTACTTTTTAAAGACATAAAAGAATTTCAGTTAAAAGTTTCTCAATATATTATGAGCCCAGACGGTTACACAAAAGAAGCACTTTCACTAACTGATCGCAAAGATTTAGCACGTTTTATTACCAACTTCGCTGAAAAGCATGCTTTTGAAAATCGAGCAGAGTTAGAAATCTTTTTACGAGCATGTCATGAATACGACGTCGATGCATTTGAACCTATCGCTAAAGCTAAAGTTGGCAAAGTTACTAATCCAATCGATAAAAAACGTGAAGGTCGCCCATGGACGGCTGCCAAAGCTGGAGCATCCCATATAAGATATGGATATTTACGCGCAAAATCTTGGTTATTTGGCAGTACCGCGACAAAAGAACAGGTTCTCACACAACGTAACGCACAACAATTTGATAAAGATTATACAGCATGTGAACATGCAATGGAAAAAGGCAACTTAGCATATATAAAAAACATTGTTGATCAATACAACGCTCAAGCAGATAGTTCAGTCCAAATGCAAGAATATACAGACATGATGAACGAACTAATGCAAAAAGCTGAAGAACAAATTGCTCAACAAGCTGGTCCATCCACTGCATCAGACAGCACTCGAAAAGTAGATGAAATCATTCTTTCTGATCAAACGCCATCTGCTGCACAAACCAACGAAGTGGCGACTGATCTTGGCATAATTCCTGCTGAACAATATCAACTTTTTAAAGAAAGTTCATCAGCCTGTCTTGAGGCTAGTAAACTTTATCAAGAACTTGGGTTAATTAAAGAGGCAATATCGGTATTTGAAATTGCACAAAACGTTGAGGATTTTTTACAATCGGAAGGCATTGAATACACCAAGCAAAACATGGTCGACATTATCAATAAACTCGAGACCGTTACTACCGAAATGATTGCAGCTGCTAAAAACGAGCAAGCATTTAAAACCGGAGTTGTCAAAGGAGCAGTCGCAGGAGTTACTGACATTAAAGGAATTTTTAATAATATATGCAATTCATTTAAAGGCATGCGCGATTTAGCATATTACATGGCTCAACAAGACGCACTTAATGACGCTTTTGATACGGGAGACTTTGAGCATGTTCGCGCAGGTTTGCAAGAAAATCAAGAACGCGCAGAACGATTAACACAACAGTTTGAACAACTGTCACAAGATGTGCAAACATTTATAGATAACATGCCAAACATGACCGAACAAGATTGGGAAGCTTTTGGCCATCAAGTTGGTGAATTTGCCGGGCGTGAGACTGCTACCATATATGCGCATGGTGCATTGGCAAAAGGCCTCACAAAAGCCGGAAGAGTCCTTTCCAACGAATTAAAAAACACCGTTCAAAAAGGAACGATTTACGTTAACCTGCAAAATCCAACACCAACTGAAGTTGCTGCACGCATGGCTATAAAAACCGAACAACAAATTGCTGGGCGAGCCGGACGTGTTTTAGGTGATGCTGAAATCTCAGGCCTATATGCCGATGTTGGAAAAGCAGCAGTTGTAGTCGAAGATGCTGTCATTAAAACAGCAGAAAAAACAGGAACATTGTTCAAAACTGCTGATTCTGCATCTAAATCAACTGGAGCCACTCGAGCGCTTCAAGGTGCCGGCATTGCAGGAGAAGCAGCTCAACAAGCAGGTCCATCAACAATTGATAAAGGGAAATATCCGGCAAACGAACCGACTGCTGCTGTTGAAGATCAAAGCAAATTCAAAGGTGCAACCCAAGAACCTGCACAACGAACGGGAAAAGTTGAATATAAAGCAGCAACTCATTGCCAAGAAGCTGTTAAAAATCTAAAAACAGAAATAAGAAAACAAATCATTTGTGATAAAGAACCTTTTAAACAATCACTTTATTCAACGGAAACCTATCAGCAATCTCTTATACAACCGGTTAACCATCAATTACAAAAGTTAGGACTACAACCGCCTTCAAAGAAATTCTTTAAACATATTTATAACGAGCACATGCCTAAAGGTCCTAATGCAATACTTGGGAAAAAGTCTATTTTCCTTAGAGATACAAACCTGATAGAGATAGCAACTAAAGCATGGGAAAATGGCGTACTTGTAGAACCCGGAGTAAAAGTGTATGATTTTAACAAAATTATAGGTGTTACCAAAGATGGTATATATACAACTAAAGTTAAAGTTGTATTAGCCGATTCTCAAGATCGCTTTAGAACAATTTATCCCACCTGTTTATGATATTTAAATAAAGGAACTTCATGTCAATTGTAGTATCTATCATAGAAGAAGATGGAGAATTAGTTAAAGAAGTAGGATTGTTAGAAGATGTCGAAATTAGCAAGATTGCAAAATCAGCTAAACTTCTGGATCTAAAATGCTTGCCTTTTCTCGATCCATATTCATATACTTATTATAATGAATTACAAGCTAATCAAATATTAAAAGAAATTCCAAAATTAAAACAATATGATATTCCAAGTCATGTAATAGATATTTTGGAAAAAGGAGCATTAGAGGTATCTAAAGGCTTTTTATTACTAAAATTTGAAGGCGAATAACCTGCAATTATTTATACCTACAAAAAAAACATAATGTATTAGTTAGCGTAGTATTTGGCATCATATGGATAAACTGATAAACTTTAATGAATCACAAAAGTAATATCAGCTAAAATTTATTATTTTATCAAAAACAAGGCTCCATATGTTACAGAAAAGAAATTTCTCTCTATTATTATCAATTTGCATTGCTTTATTTTATCAATCCTATATCGCAACAAACAATAATAACTTTAGCCCTTTAATTAATGCTTGCTATAACGGAAACATAAAAATTGTACGTAGATTAATTGCGAATGGTGCAGATGTCAACGCTTCAAGCGTAAACGGATTTACCCCTCTACATTGTGCAATTATAAATGGAAGTATTGAGATGTTAAATATCTTGATTGCAGCTGGTGCCGACATAAATGCTGTAATTAAAGGAGGACTTACCCCCTTACATTGCGCTTCTTTGAACGGACAAACGGATATAACTAACATTCTAATTCAATCTGGTGCAAAAATACAAACCGAAGATAATTATGGATACACACCTTTACATTGCGCATCGATCTCAAACTATCTCGAAGTTGTCCGTATACTTGTTAATGAAGTCACCAATGTAAACATACCCGATAAATACGGTCTGTCGCCATTACATATTGCCGCTGAAAAAGGATATTCACAAATAGTCTACCTTTTACTAAAAGCTGGTGGAGATGTATCTTTGGCAACAGACGAAGGAGTTCTTCCTCTGCATTGTGCATCTTTAAGCGGCGATTTAGAAACTTTTAACATGTTAGTTGCAGCTGGTGCAAATATAAACGCTATGACAAATAACGGTACTACCGCTTTGCATTGTGCCTCGGAGTATGGTCATTTAGATCTAGCACTTGTTTGTATTAAAATGATTTCCAATTTAGATATAGCAGATATTAATGGAATTACTCCTTTAATAGATGCAAGTCGCTTTGGTCACTGTGATATAGCCCAAGCCTTAATCAATGCAGGCGCAAATATAGAAGCTACAACTAATGACGGTTACACACCTTTATATAGCGCAGCTTACAATAATCAAATCGAAACTCTTTGCTTTCTTATTAAACACAGAGCTAATGTAAACACTGCAGACAACAATGGTGCTACCGCTTTAAATATTGCTGCTTCTAGTGGCCATACTCAAATTGTGCAAATTTTAATTGAAGCAGGTGCAGATTTAAATCTTGCAAGCAATGCCGGATTCACACCATTAATAAATGCTGCTGCTGAAGGACATTTAGATCTCGTACATATTCTTATAAAAGCCGGTGCCAATGTCAACAGCACAACTACAAGTGGAAACACCGCATTGAAAAGTGCAGCTTTCTACGGGCACAGCGAAATTATTGACATCTTAATTTCAGCAGGCTCAAAAATAAATTCATAAAGAATCTAATGCACAAAATTACAAAGTTATTTTTCAGTTTTTTATAAGGCGCTCAAATGGGCGCTTTACTTTGTATTAAAAATCTCATACTTTTAGCAACATATCCTTGCAATAATGCTTCTAATCAATACAATAAAATAATGAGCAAAAATTAATTAAAACACAAAGCATTATCACATTGAAAGACAACTAAGATTCAATACAAAAAGATAAAAAATCATGAAAAAAACAACATTACTGTTATTCACATTTTTTTTAAACACACAGGTGCGTGCAAACGACTATAAGCAAGATTTTTTTGATGACTTAATAAAAGTAAAAAAAAAAGAAGAACTTACTTTACGACAAAAAAGAGAACATCACATCAAACTTTTTATACGTTATTCGGGACTGTTATCCATAATATCGATAATAAGTACATTTACCTATAACAAATATTTCAATTATGTTTGTACGACAAAACAAAAAAAATGGCTCTATCCAGATGATATTTCAAATGCCCAAGGCATTATATTTGCCAGCCTCAAACTACTATTGTTAAGTAAATACATTGCATTGCCATCTTTCATCAGTTCACTCATATATGGATTATATAATGAACATCATATCAAAACAATCAAAAGAAAATTGTGTATACTTGAAAAACAAACAAAAAAAAATATTTAATTGGAAACATATGCGCTATAAAAAATTAATGTTAATTTTGACTATTCTAACATCATCAACATATACGATGGACTTCATCAAAAAATGGGGCCTGCAAACCCCTCCCGCATCTGTTCAAACAGCACAAGAAACAATAAAGTTAGCAACACCTGAAATCAATGAAGTACTTAAAGAACATACCTTTGAATCGCCATCTCAATCATTCCTTGAACAATGCATTGATTCACTTAACATCAAAATATGCGTATTGACAACAGCTATTATCGGATTAAGCGCAACTATTTATTACCTCTATCAAAAATTAAGAAAAACTGAAAACGAACTCAACCAAACAAATGAAACTCTCAATACAACAGCACACACATTAAAAAATGAAATAGACAAAAAATATCAAGAACATAGAGCATTGCTAGAAACTCAATCCAAACTAGTTGAAGCTCAATCGAAATTAGTTAAAGTTCAAGATAAACTCGAAGACGCTGAACTTAATATGTTACAGATTAACGGTGATCTTTTCGGCATGAAAAATAAGGTAGAACAACTTGAAAGCATATTAAATGAAACTACCAATATTGCTTTTGATGTACTAGATGAATGTGTAAAATCTGATCAAGAAGTTACTGATGAATCTTTACTCAATAAATGCACATCCACATTACAAAAACTACATGATACATATCCATTGACCCACACATGGCTACATAATGCTGCACATGATGGCCAACTGAAAAAAATGCAGACATTATTGCATCTAGGCTGGAACATAGATAGTCAAGACACATCAAAACGGACCCCGCTTTTGGGCGCATTATTTAATCATAAATTTGAAATAGCAAAAGTTCTCTTAGATGCAGGCGCAGATCCTAAAATTCCTGATATAAACAATGTAACACCAATGCATGCAGTTGCAGACTCAGATAACGTTGAACTCATACCGGAACTACTCAAACATGGCGCAAATATCGATGCTCGTACGAATTCCGGCCGAACCCCATTAGCAATATCAATGTACAAAGATCAGAAAGATACAATGGAAAAATTAATACAATCAGGAGCAAGTATTATTCCAGCGCTAAAAATGCTTCTTATCAAAAAAGACCCTCGATGGAAGATATTATCAAGTAAATTAATTGAACAATCAAAAGCACAAAAAGCAAAATGCCCTATATGCCTTGAGGGTATCGCCAACGGATCTCAACTAACATTACCTCAATGTTGCTTTTCTATATATTGCACAGAATGTTTTGAACAACTAAACCAGCATCAGTATGATTGTGCTTGTTGCAAGCAGGGTTTAACTTTCACAAGAATAATCACCATACAACCAACATAACTCATCTTCAAAATGCAAATAGGGCCCACGATTGTGAGCCCTATTTGTTATCAACTGCTATTTAAACTTATTTAACGTGAGTTCGAAAATACAAATGATTTGAAATAAAGCAACATTGCGATAACCTTTTGTTTGATTTACTACAAAAAAAGAAAAGGAGATATCGCAATGTTAGTAAATATTTTCTGTGAAATTGATGATTTTTGCAAGCTTATTGAAGAAAAATCTATTGGATCAACTAAAAAAGTTGGCCGAAAGCCAAAACTAAGTGCAAGCGAAGTGTTAACAATAGCGATCTTTTTTCATTGTTCACGGTTTAAAGACTTCAAAACTTACTATGAGACGATGATTAAAGGTTTTTTACGCAACGCTTTTAATGACGTTGTAAGTTATAATCGGTTTATTGAATTGCGACAAAAATATGCTATGCATTTAATTCTCTTTTCACAAAAAAGAGCTTTAGGAAGATGTAATGGTATATCCATTATTGATAGCAGCAAACTTGAAGTTTGCCATTCCAGACGAGAGTATTCACACAAAACATTCAAGGGAATTGCAGCAAAAGGTAAAACGAGCACTGGGTGGTTCTATGGCTTCAAGCTTCATTTGGTAATTAACAGCAAAGGTGAAATCTTGTCATTTTTTATTACGCCTGGAAATGTGGCTGACAACAATAAGGACGTTTTGGACAAACTTACAGACAATAAAGTGTACGGCAAATTGGTAGGCGACAAGGGCTATATCGGCGGATTCAAAAGACTTTATAGCAAAGGAATACAATTAATACATCGAATTCGTAAAAACATGAAAAATAAATTGATGGATCTATTTGATAAACTTCTTTTAAGAAAGCGAGGGGTGATTGAATCTGTAATCGGTATTTTAAAGGCCCAATATAACTTAGAAAATGTTAACTTCAGAAGTCCAATGTCTCTTGTTGTACATGTATGTGCAACTATTTCAGCTTATTCTTTTAGAGAAAATAAACCGGCAATCTTCAAGGAAAGATTTATTGAAATAAGCGCTTAAATAATTATCGAACTCACGTTATTTACTAATCAGCTGAATTCTCTAATTGCGTACTACCACGAAGATGCCTATCTCCACCACGAAGATGCTTATCTAGCGCTTCTACTTTTTTTGGTTCAAGCGCTTTAACAAAATCATCTGGTGAATCTTTAGTTGCATCAAATTCAATACCCTGTTTTCTTAACACATGATCGACCCGGTTCATTGCAGTGCCTAAACTGTGAGATTCACGCAATGATTCTTCAAAATTATCATTACCGAGACCCAAAAACTTTTCGCTCAATCCTTTTCGATAACGTAAAAAATTTGCAACATTAGCTTGTGATGTTTTAGGAACTTTAGCCAAAAACACAGCTGGGCTTCTCCATGCTGCTTGTACACATGAAATCATTAGTAATGAAAAAGTACCTGTAAAAATTATCTGTTTATTCATAAAAAAACCTTTAAATATTTATACATTGTTTTTAATTAAACTATCTATTTAGCATTCTTCCTAAACCACTCTTTAGTTAAACTTTGCATTTCATCATTAAATTTAGTAGCCTACTCCCTCAATTCGCGATCGAACCAGTTCATTGCAGTACCTAAACGTTGAGATTCACACAATGATTCTTCAAAATTATCATTACCGAGACTCCAAAACTCTTTGCTTAATCCTCATAACGTAAAAAATATTTGTATATTCATATCAACCACCATTATTTAAATTAATTAATCTACTCAGATGCGTGCTTTTTCAACCAATCGAGTGTTAACTTTTGAACTTCGTCATTGTGCTCTAAAATTTGGTGATGTTTACCTGGGAAAAACTTAAAGGCATATTCAGAACCTTGCTCTTTAAGCTTTGTCACCAAATTTTGAGATAAGCCTATAGGCACAACATTATCATTTTCATTATGCATTACCAATGTCGGAATATCTTTTAGGACTTCTGCACCATGAACCAGCGAAATATCTTCTGCTATTTGTTGTGCATTTTCATTAAAATCAGGACGCGCTTGTTCTAAAATTGGTTTGATATATTTTGGATCATCTTTTAAAAAAGTGGGAAGATCAGAAATTCCACCTTTTATAATGGCTGCTTTTATTGGAATTTTACCCTTTAACGCTTGCAAAGTTTTATACAACATAACCGTACCACGCGAAAATGCATTTAATGAAACATTATCAAGATCAATATTTCCCATCTCTTTTGCAACATCAAATAGCTTTAATACATCGTTAACATCAGCACCACCGAATTCATCCTTATTAGTGTTACCCTCAGCACCTCGGTATTGTGAAACCAATACTGCATACCCATTTTGAGCAAGAAAAGCATAGTGTCTCATAATCCAAGGCAAATCTACTTTTGCCCATTCATGAAAAACTCCTTCACCATTGAATCCACCCCGCATGCTTAAAACTAATGGATGCTTTTCTCCATTCGCCCTTGTTTTTTTTGGCAACAAGGCAAATCCAACAACTGGCTGGCCATCAACTTCATAAGTAATTTTTTTGAATGCCACATCTTTTGTCTTTTTCAATTGTTCTAAAAAATTTTGATACGATTCAGATGTTTCTAATTTTTTTTGCAAAGGGTTTAAGTCTTCATATTTATCAGGAACATATTCCTCTAGTGTCTTAATATATTCTACTTCTTTTTTAGGAGAAATATCATAATCTTCTGCCTGTACAAGCTCATCCAAAACATAATCTTTATCATCTTTAAAATTAAAAAAATCACTAATAGATGACATTTGCTCTTGATATCTTTCTAAAAAACTGGGTTTTTCTTGACGAAGAGTAACCTGCCCACTTTTAGCCAACCTCTGATGAGCAGCTGAAGCTGCTCCTATATCTGAACTAATCATAGGTATTTGCTGGTTAAATGAACTAACCTGTTGCGAATGCGATGACAAAGGCTGCCTTTGATTTTGCATAGATAAATTAAGCCCCGAATTTGCCAAAGTTGATTTTACCCGAGATGACACTGTAGAATGTAACACAGGCATAGACGAACGCCCTGATGCACTAACTACAGGCGCAATTCTAGCTAATAATGTTCTCGCATTCACAGCAGCCTGTATAGGAGAAATTATAAAAATAGCTAAAGTGAGTAATAATTGACTCATAAAAGCCCCTTTACTGTGACTATAATATACTATAATACCCCTATAACTCATATTATTATATTATTATAATTAATAATAACAAAGAACAGGGTTTCATGTCAATTAGAATTAAAAAAGAATAAAGGAATATAATCACGTTTTTTAAGTAAAGGAAACAACTTGCTATTAAAAAAACAATTTTTTATTTATTCACTGATATTTTTCAAATGACTTAACATCTCGACTCGTCCATTTTTTTGATCCGTCATTCATCCAAACGGTATGCAATATTTGACGATTATGAGGGTTGAAGTTGAGCTTCAACCCCTTAAAATTATAATTTTTTAAGTTTTCCACTTCATTAATAAAATTTTCAATGCTAAGTTTACCTTTTATTTTCCCTAATAAATCCAAAAATACTTTTGCTGTAATGTAGCCTTCTAAGCTTACTACATCTATAGGAACTCCAGCACTTTTTGCATCCTCACGAAATTCTTTGACTATCTCCAAATTACTGGTCTCCGGATTTGGAACTACTTGTGCAATAATAAGATTCAATCCTTTTTCTTTAATAAAATTAATGAAATCTTTCTTGCCAAGAGCTGTATCACCAAATAAAATTTTATTTGTAAGAATATCTCCACTCATACTTCTTATTACATCTTTTGCAACCCTAGGAGCTCCGAAAAAACCAACAGCATCTGGTTTAAACGCCTCAATCTGCTCCGAAGCTTTTTTATATGAACTAGCATCATTACGATGATATGCAATTGCAAGATAATCTGCAATACCAGCATCAGCTAATGCTGTTTTTGCACCATCTAAAAGATCTTGGCCCCATTCATCATTCTGATAAAGAAAAGCAAAACGTTTTGCTGCTGAATTTTTTTCAATAACATACTGTGTGATTGTACGACCAGCATCAAAATAAGACACTCTAAGATGTAATAAATTTTTTAAACTAGAATCTCGAAACGAACCTGTATTAGGAAATATATCAAATATCTTTTGATTCTTTATTAAATCAATATAGCTTCCTAAAGTTGGCGCACCCATAGAACCCAAAATCACATTAGTCTTAAAATCATTCAAAAGCTTCTCAACATTTGTACGCGCACGTTCAGGCTCATAACCATCATCAAGATAAATCATCTGAATTTTAGCGCCGTCCAGACCGCCATCTTTATTGAACTTATCAATCGACAAATCCAATCCTTGTCGAAGTAATTCTGAATAACTTTTAAGCTGCTTTGATAAATCCATAGTACTTCCAATAACTAAATTGCCATCTTGTAAAGCAGAGATTGTTTTTGGCATCAATGAAGCTTCCTGTTTTTTCAGTTCTTCTTGTTTTGGCTGCTCTTGCTGCACAAGAACACACCCTTCTTTGAGTTCATTATTTTCTTTGGTAATTTTTACTAATTCATCTTGCAACTGAGTAATTTCAAGCTGCTGCTTATCAGGAATCTGCTCACCGGAAATAAGATAAAACGGACGTTCTTTTTTGAAACCATCAAAAGTGCGCACATCTTGATGATACAAAGTCAATGTCCAATCAGAAAGTTGCTCTTTTGTTTTTAGTACCACAAATGCATCATCAAAAAATTGATATAAACGTCTAAAACTTGCGGTGGGGCTGGAAACGACTGACCACTGTGTATTCTGTTTATCTTTACTAATAAAAGCCAAACCATTTGAATGTGTATATTTTGTAGAACGATCTTCTGCATAAATATATGCTGCAACTTGTGCACTTACATCAGTTTCTTGGCGCGTCTTTTGCAATAAAGATATTATCGGCTTGGAATACAGATCAAAAAAGAAAGGAAAATCGGATTCATCAAGTTCATTAACTTCCGGACCAAAAAATGAAATCCGTACAACTTTTTTTTCTTTATCTGTTTGCTCAGGTGGAATGAGATATAATGCAAGTGGCAAGGTCCCAAAAAAATTACGCAATGTGTCGGCAAAAGGAACTTTTTCAGTTGAAAATTCTCGTGCTCGTACGGTCAATTCACGCCCAAGCCCTGCTTGCATCCATTGTTGTTTATCCTCATAGTCCCCTTTAAGATAAAAAATCTTTTTTGGGTTTTTTTTCATTAACTGTAAAATCAATGTCATCGTTTCAATGATATACGGCGATTTGTTAACCACATCACCATTAAATACAA
Encoded here:
- a CDS encoding ankyrin repeat domain-containing protein; amino-acid sequence: MLQKRNFSLLLSICIALFYQSYIATNNNNFSPLINACYNGNIKIVRRLIANGADVNASSVNGFTPLHCAIINGSIEMLNILIAAGADINAVIKGGLTPLHCASLNGQTDITNILIQSGAKIQTEDNYGYTPLHCASISNYLEVVRILVNEVTNVNIPDKYGLSPLHIAAEKGYSQIVYLLLKAGGDVSLATDEGVLPLHCASLSGDLETFNMLVAAGANINAMTNNGTTALHCASEYGHLDLALVCIKMISNLDIADINGITPLIDASRFGHCDIAQALINAGANIEATTNDGYTPLYSAAYNNQIETLCFLIKHRANVNTADNNGATALNIAASSGHTQIVQILIEAGADLNLASNAGFTPLINAAAEGHLDLVHILIKAGANVNSTTTSGNTALKSAAFYGHSEIIDILISAGSKINS
- a CDS encoding ankyrin repeat domain-containing protein; this encodes MRYKKLMLILTILTSSTYTMDFIKKWGLQTPPASVQTAQETIKLATPEINEVLKEHTFESPSQSFLEQCIDSLNIKICVLTTAIIGLSATIYYLYQKLRKTENELNQTNETLNTTAHTLKNEIDKKYQEHRALLETQSKLVEAQSKLVKVQDKLEDAELNMLQINGDLFGMKNKVEQLESILNETTNIAFDVLDECVKSDQEVTDESLLNKCTSTLQKLHDTYPLTHTWLHNAAHDGQLKKMQTLLHLGWNIDSQDTSKRTPLLGALFNHKFEIAKVLLDAGADPKIPDINNVTPMHAVADSDNVELIPELLKHGANIDARTNSGRTPLAISMYKDQKDTMEKLIQSGASIIPALKMLLIKKDPRWKILSSKLIEQSKAQKAKCPICLEGIANGSQLTLPQCCFSIYCTECFEQLNQHQYDCACCKQGLTFTRIITIQPT
- a CDS encoding IS982 family transposase — its product is MLVNIFCEIDDFCKLIEEKSIGSTKKVGRKPKLSASEVLTIAIFFHCSRFKDFKTYYETMIKGFLRNAFNDVVSYNRFIELRQKYAMHLILFSQKRALGRCNGISIIDSSKLEVCHSRREYSHKTFKGIAAKGKTSTGWFYGFKLHLVINSKGEILSFFITPGNVADNNKDVLDKLTDNKVYGKLVGDKGYIGGFKRLYSKGIQLIHRIRKNMKNKLMDLFDKLLLRKRGVIESVIGILKAQYNLENVNFRSPMSLVVHVCATISAYSFRENKPAIFKERFIEISA
- a CDS encoding prolyl oligopeptidase family serine peptidase — protein: MSQLLLTLAIFIISPIQAAVNARTLLARIAPVVSASGRSSMPVLHSTVSSRVKSTLANSGLNLSMQNQRQPLSSHSQQVSSFNQQIPMISSDIGAASAAHQRLAKSGQVTLRQEKPSFLERYQEQMSSISDFFNFKDDKDYVLDELVQAEDYDISPKKEVEYIKTLEEYVPDKYEDLNPLQKKLETSESYQNFLEQLKKTKDVAFKKITYEVDGQPVVGFALLPKKTRANGEKHPLVLSMRGGFNGEGVFHEWAKVDLPWIMRHYAFLAQNGYAVLVSQYRGAEGNTNKDEFGGADVNDVLKLFDVAKEMGNIDLDNVSLNAFSRGTVMLYKTLQALKGKIPIKAAIIKGGISDLPTFLKDDPKYIKPILEQARPDFNENAQQIAEDISLVHGAEVLKDIPTLVMHNENDNVVPIGLSQNLVTKLKEQGSEYAFKFFPGKHHQILEHNDEVQKLTLDWLKKHASE
- a CDS encoding ABC transporter substrate-binding protein; this encodes MLTSGVQASFTTLNEFSQYADAMPEYPANDIEDWHNPVYSSFHKQMLPSLVQKVGDFFGFSTYKVFPIETFKKLLDEVEEYRQKTYSRGRLIQKMTPLPDSSFIIWGELNGAFHSFVRCLQELQQQGVIDNELNIVQPVTYFVFNGDVVNKSPYIIETMTLILQLMKKNPKKIFYLKGDYEDKQQWMQAGLGRELTVRAREFSTEKVPFADTLRNFFGTLPLALYLIPPEQTDKEKKVVRISFFGPEVNELDESDFPFFFDLYSKPIISLLQKTRQETDVSAQVAAYIYAEDRSTKYTHSNGLAFISKDKQNTQWSVVSSPTASFRRLYQFFDDAFVVLKTKEQLSDWTLTLYHQDVRTFDGFKKERPFYLISGEQIPDKQQLEITQLQDELVKITKENNELKEGCVLVQQEQPKQEELKKQEASLMPKTISALQDGNLVIGSTMDLSKQLKSYSELLRQGLDLSIDKFNKDGGLDGAKIQMIYLDDGYEPERARTNVEKLLNDFKTNVILGSMGAPTLGSYIDLIKNQKIFDIFPNTGSFRDSSLKNLLHLRVSYFDAGRTITQYVIEKNSAAKRFAFLYQNDEWGQDLLDGAKTALADAGIADYLAIAYHRNDASSYKKASEQIEAFKPDAVGFFGAPRVAKDVIRSMSGDILTNKILFGDTALGKKDFINFIKEKGLNLIIAQVVPNPETSNLEIVKEFREDAKSAGVPIDVVSLEGYITAKVFLDLLGKIKGKLSIENFINEVENLKNYNFKGLKLNFNPHNRQILHTVWMNDGSKKWTSRDVKSFEKYQ